The Arctopsyche grandis isolate Sample6627 chromosome 12, ASM5162203v2, whole genome shotgun sequence genome includes the window CATAATTACAAtggaaattcaaataaaagtatttcagataatgtatttttatatgattcTAAGTATAATACATCAATATTCACTACTAAAGATCCACTCCCGTCAATATCAGGACATAATTTTAGAAAAACAGAGCAGAATAATGAAATTGATGAAGTTATTCTCAAAAATTACTATAACGATAGCAAAATCGAAGATGATGAGAGTGAAATGAAGTTTAAAGctttagaaaataaatacaagaatgagaaaaaatataatgataatgTTTCAAGTGAATATTCTATTGAACTAAAACCATCTAAGCAAGACTCTGCTTACTTAGATAGAGCACTTTTATTTGACAATGAACACAATTTTGAAGTTCAGAATTCGtcacaaaataattatttgaattatacaaaaaaatttcaaagtgGTATTTGtgatattaatgaaaatttagattcaaacaaaaaatcacaaaaattggaTACAACTGTAAATTTTGGAGAAGCTGATAATCCCAATAATAATTTTGCTGACGAACAACAAAAATATCAAGAAACCATAGATCCAACGCttcacaatataaaacaaaaccgATATTTTGACATTCCAAATTATGATAGTAGCATTCCAACAAAAGAAAACGAAGATACATGCAAATCGGATTACAATGAAGGTTCAAAAAGTCAAAAGAAAGTCACTGAAAGTGATAGCAATAATTTTGAGgctaatgaaaaaaaagaaaaagataaCATTACAGACTATCCTCTATACTTAGAAGAGAGCGAAACAAAGACATATACTTCAAAAGTCATCGAGGAGTATAAACAAGAAATAGCATCTATCAATAATTTTCATGATCTAACTTTAGAAGATTTAAGGAAGAAAtgtgatgaatttaaaaatcatattggCTTTGATTCTaccatgtataataaaaatgtaataaatattagtacatcTGGCAGCGAAGACGATATAGACAAAGTTCCAATATTTAAAACCAGCCAAGAAAAatattctgaaaataaaaaatataataaaaccaatACTAATAAACGTACAGTTATTAACGATAGTGAAACAGTCGATAATTTCAATTCGCTGGAAACATCTTATAATAGCTCCAAAGAGACACTCAAGAAGGATATGATTAATAAAAATTCTATGTATCGCAATgtgaaagaaaaacaaaaaacatcCAAGCCAAAGAagagagtgaaaaaaaaagatccgatatatgaaaataaaaacaaatttggaATGGACGATTTAAGTTCTAaaaaatttttcacaaaaaagAACGATTTTGATGCTAAAAAACTACCCGAAAGTGTATCGGATTATCAGAAATCAAACCGAAACGCAATTAAGTTCAGAGCTCAAAAAATAATGTTAACCAAAAGTAGTACTAAAACAAACCATACTGTATATTTTGATGACGATAAAGATGTAATTTCCTGGATGGAGACACGAATTCACACTCCATTAGGAGACGTTTCTTCATGTGAAACCACAGATAGAAACAAGATAGTCAAAGAAAATAAGTATAATGATAAGGAACGACTGAATCGAAGTAGCGTACGCTTTGAAGATGAAATTATTCCAATTTCCAAATTGGCGAGTGAAACACCTTATTCTACTAATAGCTGCTTAAATTCTAATCATTCGGAAAATTTCATCAGTACGAGTCCACAAGATACACTTTATACCAAAAACGCAAAAGAATCTCCTTCTCGTGTTACTGCCGAAGTTAACACACTTAaatcttcagagagaattaacCCTAATGAaagttttgaattaaataatgctCTTGACGATGATTCTATGATAGCAGACATTTATTCAACGCTAAACGATATTGACATTCACTGTAACATTCAAGAGAAAGATATAATTACAAGCAAATCATTGGAAGAAACTTTTGACACAACAACTACTGAATACAAGTAAGAATTATTCACTTTTGTACCTTTGTATTTcatattcaatttgaaatatttgattggaaaaattaaaaaaattttaacttctATAGGGACATAGCAAACTACTTGGAAAGAATTGAGAAGAGTGCAAACGAAGACATGTCGTCATTTTCCCATAACCAACCATTATTTGCATTAAAGCAAgtgtattttacaaatatatgaaataactGATAAcactgtatatatttaatatagtaATCGTTTTAGAGTTGAAGAGTTAATGGAACTGAGTAAATCAGAGCTTGCACACCGTGCCGTTGTTGGGGTGTTGGCTGCAGGACGTGCGTCTGCTATTGCATCAGGTCTTCGAGGTGCACTCACTCGTGCCGCTAAAGAATCTGCAGCACGTCTTAAAGCCATCAAGACATCTGCGAAACAAGAAGTCACTATAGCTGCAGCCCAAACAAACCATGCTGTCGCTAGACACCAAAAATTTATTGAACAAGTATTGGTTTTgagaaatgttttattatttgtacatatgtacatatactatgatATATGATAACATTTTTTGCAGTTGGTAAATGAAAAGAAAGCCTTAACTGAACGGATCGAGCAATTGGCAGGAACAGCTGCTGGAGCTGAAGCTCGTAGAGGCCGTGCAGCAAGAGCGTCTGCTGAACGTCTTCAATTAGAGCTTCGCAACCAAAGACAGAGACTAACAGCTGCGCATCAACGCGATAAACAAGCATGGCTTAAACATCACACACAAAAAATTAAGGTTTGgcattataaaataatcaatcatCTTGtcagaatatgaaaatataacaacTGTTTACAATTTTGTAGGATATGACTGTAAAAGAATTAGAGAGCGAATTCCAAGAGATTGAAAAGAAACACGCAATTCAGTTAGTAAAAGCCCAACAAGATGCCGAATTAGCTCTTGCTGAATTACGGGACCAACATACAAAGGAAATCAGAAAGATGAAAGATAATGCAGCAAGGCAACTTGATGATGAATTGGATAAAGAACGATTTCTTGCTACCGAAAGGTAAAgctataatttcactgtaagtgaatgaaattatataaataaaaaatgagtttTGTTTGACATCTTTAACAGGTTGGAGCAAAAACGAGCAGAATGGGAGGCAGCTATGGTCAGTGCATCAGAGAGAGTAGAGCAGGAGGCACGAGATGCTGCCCGGCGTGCTGAAGAATCCATCCGGAATGCTCGTCATCAAGCTGACCTATGGAAAATTGAACAAGAAGAAGATCTAGCACGACAGAAAAATATAATCGAAAAGCAAATCGATGAAAAGAAATTTCTCATAAAGGTAAAATTTCatctttaataaaattatgaagTTTGGCTTAGtaagtttttaaattgaaaaaatataatactttatgaTAAAAATAGGAGGAACTGAAACAACTTAaagaaaaaatgataaaagaaTTCGATGATTATAAAGTTGACTATTCTAAAAAACAATCggtaattttaaaagaaaaagaatCAGAAATTCATTTAATGTTAAGGCGAGAACGAGACAAGGAAATCGAGAAAGTTATCGATTGTATGGAAACAGAAGCTCAAGAAGGTCGTAACAATATGCAAGAAAATATCAAGTAagtgatataaataatatttaacgtcATCAATaaagtaatgataaaatattcaatatgcaTAATTATCTaggaaaatgaaagaaaaatacgaAAGTGATGTAAAAGCATTAGAAGATTCCGAAAAGATAGCTATTCATCGTTGTAACGATTTGAGAGAACAACTCGGAGAAGTTCAGGAACAATGTctgatataatatttacattttaatatttgcgGTAGCTGGCACTGTATGTAGGTCAAAAATTATGTCTCAAATTTTGATTGCTCCTTTTTAGGTTCTAAACATCAAATTACAATAACGCAGTTGGAAGGGAAATTAAAACAAGCTGAAGAGGTTAGTTTATGTATAAGTTTAGGTATAGGaaagtatatgtatactagtggttttacccggcttcactcggtatttttaatataaaccgcttaaacatgactaatctaatagtaaacattttattaaatttatttgaatagttttattttatataaatttatttgaatagttttatttaaattaaattgactgtcacgaacaaacaaacatatatactgagtgtttttcgaaattatatgtataccagaatccagagCCTGCACCCTCGGCGCCTGCCcccccggcgccttcgcccccgggaactttgaatcgaaaaaaatcgaatcagcgcctatgaatcgaaaaaaaaaattgaatgtgttgtctacgcaccaaccaaccaaggttacatatttatatatatatgcaaagtcgaaatttcgaaattatatattagatatgtatatatgtaaccttggttcgtaaacaacacattcgattttttttcgattcaaaggattcgaaaacCCCGGGGACGCAggcgccagattctggtatacatataatttcgaaatagacttagtatatatgtttgtttgttcgtgacagtcaatttaataaaaaaaacaaatgaatattcaaataaatttatataaaatgtttactataaaattagtcatgtttatattacaaataccgagcgaagccggataaaaccactagtcatATTTaacttcaaattcaaaaattaatttaattttcatatcgaATTGTACTTGTTTATAGATAAACTCTCAAAACACAGTTCAAACGGATATGTTGATAAAAGCAGCTGAATTAGACCTTCAATCACAATTACAGAACATGCAACAAAAACATAAAGATGAAATGCATCAATTATTTGCAAAGTGAGTGCAATCATAATTAGTGtgtcaataataattaatgttttacaaatacaaaattttactaTGAATAATTCTGTTTTCAGAGTAAAGGTAGTAATTGCCAGAAAAGACGATGCTCTAACTTTAGCACGAAGAGAAACTTCAAGTCTAAGAGAACGCTGTATCCGACTTGAGGCTaaacgtatataatattttgatttggaGACCAATATAAAAGACTTTTTATAACTAGTTTGTTTTAATAATTCTGAAatcaatacatatgtgcatatgtatatgtacttgatGTGTACTAAATCTGAGAATTGCTTTTGATATCATTGTTAAGATATGAGctacatgtataataattttatacataagtatctGTGTGTTCTTACTAAAATGGATAAACTtagtcaaattattttaaaagtacatatttatcttaatacagtagaaataatagaaacgattgatttaattactttagtttattaaaaatataatacatcctaaaacatatttcaatgataaaatgattacattttacatataatctttttatatgtatacgagtatatgcatgtttttacaaatgtacatttattatacctataatataatatatacctaccACAATAGTGTGCTATAATCGCTTGATATTATTCTTCTAACAattattaatagttttaataaaaaagcatgaaatacaaaataatatctctaagcataaaattaaaaaaaaaaatcaaatatgtattaatttaaatcTCATGGAATCAGAATATGGtaaacacattaaaatattggatttaaattttaactacCAAAAAATAGAGCGTTTGAAATGACACATAAAGCTTATCCAAAATGGATTTctaatttatgtacatgcagatttatagatacataaatCTAATACAAAACCTGTATTATAgaaatatttgtgtatattcaTAGTTCATAATAAGCTCCATACAATATACATTCTAATCACTGATACATTAGTAAATTTTCTAATTTCCAAAATGTCACTGTAATTgacaatcaataaaattaaattaaactgcatatgtatttaaaaaaaagtgtgaATAAAATGTTGCTATAcaaaataaactacatatatttgttcGTTCTTCATCACACTACTCTGgtaagatttaaatatgtatgtttttattacatttttaatgaaatggcataatataatataattaataatttaaggcGAAATTTAATtctgtaatgtatgtaatgGCAAAAACATCgacattttcataaaaatatatttttacttaaacaTTATGGTTATTTATAGACATCTcagaatgtaatttaattttcaaaatgtcaatttaataataaaaaaaaaatatatgcgtaatttaaatcacatttttaacgaatatacatatgtattcaacatTCTCGAAATATATTCGACTAAACTCGACATTTGAAAtaagaaaaaccttgtaaaaaaattaaacagtcaaaattatctagaaaaaaataaaacaatttatatttgcaaatgctggaacattaaaaatatttatgtaaaaagttAAACTAAGTGTTCTTTATGATTTtcctacatacaaaaatattcgaaataagATACAGCTCAAATGCAGtacttgtataaatttataacttgGTTTACTTCTATAGGAATGGTATcgagaaaatacaaaaatctattttcaaatatttacacaaagataaaataacaaaaaaagtttttttttgtataaattacaaaataaatataataatggaaacaaaaataaaagtcaaaaaatcaacaaaagcaatatttaggctttttattattgctttGGCAAatagcaatatatatatatatttggacCCAcagaaatagtaaaaatattcaaacaacGAAAAGTTAAATCAATCAACGGGTGGTGGTTGCAAAGTAATATTCGATGTAGGAGCTTGTGTCAGGTACCCAGCACTTTGTGGCACTCCACCTAAAAAGAAATTAGCATAACATTAATTATACAAATCATAAAATTCAcccaaaatacaaatacatgtgTGAAACACACCAGTAAGATATCCAGCAACGGGCGTATCAGCAATAAATAGGTCATGTCTTTGATTTGCATATTGTTGCCATGCAGGGCATGCAGCGAGTGCAGTTCGTACTCTTTCACCGTGAACAATGGACCGCGCCATAGCTTTAAGAGCTGCTACAGCTTGTGCTGTTATCTGTCCAGATGGTGGAACACCTTCTAATTTGCCTTCTAATAGTAAAAGTAATTGACCTACCATATCAGTTTCAAGTGCCTGTGAACAAATATAAGCAATCAATCAATTTGTTGTACGTGCAGCTGAAATCAATAACACAGAAATTTATTTACTTGGTGTACAAGCTCATCTGTATTGGCAGTACTGGTGAATATTCTCGACAGAGCCTCGCAAGCAAGTCCAACCATCTCACGTTTGGTTTTTATGGCTTGTTTTATACCAGCGATGCAATCAGTTTGAGAAAGCGCGCTGAcgcaaatctaaaataaaaataagaataattactttataaaaataaattaaacgtaAACATTGTATCTCCATAGTTACTTACATGATTACtagatattgtatgtaaaatcgGTAAAACATGATGTGGATTAGTAGCAAGATAGCGACAAAGTCTAGGTAAATGACCATGGCTAGCTACTAGATCGGTTAATACCGGTTGCGCTCCGAGAAGACCACATAATGCTTTTCTACACAATTCTAGAGCCTCTTCCTGCAATAACATAAAGGTCAATTTAGTACATGAATAATTATGATAGTATAATAGTATTAAAACGTGCTTATAAAATACCTGTCCATCTCTTTGTAAGCCCACCATAACAGAGTCCAGCAAATCGGCAAGGAATGTTCGAGGACTTCGCAGCGTCCATTGTGGATTGGCAACAAATAAACGCAAATAAACACCACCAACGACAATTTCGCCAGGTGGTGTCCAAACAAGACCAGAATTAGTCTCATTGGGGTCAATCGAAGTATTCCATAACACGCCTGGATCACTTATCTGCATCGTGAAATGTCTGTAAAGAAGCGTGCACATACAGTGTAACTTTTATAACgaattttataaagaatttCCATTCAAAGTGTTTCAATTACTCGTCTTTATGTCTTGACACTATTGAAGATACTCTGTCTTTCGCATCGGTATCCCAAACAAGCTCAGGATGCCGCTCACATGTGTTGAGCATTCGGGCTGCAACTGCACCACCTCCGGATCGCATAGCATCCGCAAATATTGCAGGTAAATAGCGACATAAAGACAATTTTACCTGCAAATTACATATCGTGTTATATTATTACTCTTATAGATTTATGGCACATACGTAAATTTAAGTAAAGTATTATACTTTAGGTCCGTGCAGCTTGTCAGCTATCATTTTAGCAAGGAGCTCTGCTGAAGTTTCTATCAAATTCTCAGAGTTCGAATTACAAAATATGTCCAACAAGTATATAACAGCAcctatgatattatttttttatatatgtatgtatcaaaagTGTCATTAatgaaaactttaaatattCAGATTAGGGTACCTTTGTTAAGGGCTTCATTTACTATAGAAGTATTAGTAAGTAGAGGCGATAAAGCATCCAAAGCAGAAGCCTGCAATTGATCACTTGCTACTGCGGGCAATAAGTGTCCCAAAAGCTTTCCAGCTGCAATGTCTTCAACGCATTCTGAGCATCCTGCACTAGATATTACAACCTACAAGGAaattatcattaataaaaatgaataataataaaaatatattaaattaaattatgagtGCGCTGACATTCAATGCTTTTTTCAGTACTTCGGGGTATCCTCTCGCACTCAATAAACCAAATATCAATCCAAAATGTCCAATACATTGTATTTCAACACCTTCaacaataaagtaaaaatataatattatactttgtattttaattaaaaataattaaaaaaaaaatgaattcatcTAACCTGGATTAGTTTTAATCACATTTGCTATTGCTTCCAAACACATAACCATATGAGAAATTATCTCATTATTCATTAAACCACATGATTGTTTTCCTAACAATTCTAAGAGATCAAGTGCAAATCCTTTCGCATTCtaaatattgaaacatattgAATTAATAGTAATAACTAACAAACAAAACATACAACATTGAAATGATCATTAACCTCAATGGGAAAGGTTGGTTGttcattatatatttgtacGAATATTTCACCGACAATAAGCTGTCCCTCATGAGCTGAGTATTTAAATTCAGTACACAGTATAATATcgtcatcatcgtcatcatttaTAGCGTACTGTTTCCTATTATTGAGAAATTCTGAGAGCTCTGCTCGAGTGCTATTATCCCAAATGAGATATGGGTTACGCCAattagaatttaaaattttgagcaactaaaagtaataaattcataagaaaaatcatataaataaaataatgcttaAATAAGATTGAATAACAACCTCTTCTGGTTTATCATTGCTTAATTTCTTCGTGAGATAAGGCGTAAAAAGCGACTTAAAAGCATTGGTAGCTAATTGATTGCGAGGTATCTCTTGGTCTTCTAATAAATAACCACCGAGACTAGCACATGCTACAATCGAAAGTTTTGCTAATTGATTGGCTACTTCCTGTAAAAAATTGggataagtttaataaaaaaaatttaacggtGACTGTTAAATTACATGCATTTTCGAATATAACCTGTTGGTTAGCATCTTGAGATCTCTCGACTCCGCCTTCATCTAAAGTGAAATCATAACATAACATAGCTTTCATTAAGGGCCACAAAGCTCCACATCGTAATAATCGGGTTTGTAAAGCTCCATCTACGCAAAGAGCAGCTACACAACGTACACCACTGCAGCACAATGCCCCCAGATGCTGAAAGTAAAATTTAACATGAATTGCAATTTGGCAACATTGATTAAATTAGAATACGCGAAAAAGTTAACATACATTGAATTGTAATATTCTACACAGATCTACAATTAAACTTGGCATTTCTCCAATGACATCTCTACAATGAGGGAATTTAGCTGCCACGGCGTAGCATTGACTGATGTGATTGCAAACTTGAACGGCAACATCTGTAGGTTTTGATGACAAGCTTATGACCGAAACGCATCTTGAATACGCTTCCAATAGTACCTAAAATTGATAAGTGTGTAATAAAAACATTGTGATAGttctaatcttaaattatttaaatcgtaTGAGTTTCACCTGAATTCCACCTTCCCGTCGTAGTTCTTCAGCATTGAGAGCTGAACAACTAACCGTATGATAAGCTAATTCACAGCCGGCGGCCAACAAAGGTGCCGTTTTACTAAAGAGGGCTTCGTCACTCGTTTCCATCTGAATGGTTTTGATTAATTGTGGATAACCGGCATACTTATATGGTTCAAGttctaaaataaaagtaatcatATTGTAAAGGTCAACGGAaacatgaaatttaataaaacatattcAATTTACAATAATTACCTTCAGAATACCGACTAAACAATATGCTTTGTGCTCTTAATACTAAGACTATATTATTTGGATTGGGACCATCCCCTGTCCATATACTTCTACTACACAAAAATTCATAAGCTTGATTTACGGCTTCAAATCGATCCTAAAAAAACATACaagtattataattttgaacAGATAATTTACTGTACATATAAAGATCTATCACATACTCTGCCTTGGGGATTCTTATCAGGATGAAATTGCTGGGCAAGTTTATAGTATGATTTACGAACAACAGCTTCATCATGATGTTTACCAGGAGCTAAACCTAGAGATTTATACGCTTCATCGACTGTCATAATAGGAGGTTTCTTTTCTACTTCTTTTTTCCAAGCCTCAAGTACATCTTTGAGTAATTTCAcctataaattttcaatgaatattattataacaaattaaaaaaataaaattagaaaagaTTACATTGTGAATAAAGCAATTATTACAGAATCAGGAATAGGCCAATCCGGGAACCGATGTGTATCGCATAGATGCCGTAAAtagaaaatattacaaaatagttCTGAATCTAATTGAGTATATCTCACAGCTGGGATTGCAAGATAAGGATAGCGGGCCCCCGAATGAGCTCTGAGACGTGGTGTGAAATCTCCAATGTGAGCAGAAACTTTAACAATCAACATTCGTCTGAAAGAAAAATTACATATCCTTGtacattatttgaaattaaaaagaaattgcagtataaaaatttaaaaacgaaaCCTCATTTCAGCATTCCATATAGCTTCAGGAGTATCATATTCTCCCAAAAATATTTGAGCAAACTTTTCAGCTCCATGATTGTGCAAGTAGCAAACCATCGCTTCTGGTAACAATTGACCTAATATTGATCTTTGCATGATATCAGATGAAACctgcaattttatatataataaatagaaatactaccatctaaaattttaattaaaatgaagcGAATATGATTATTCAACTCACATCTTCTGTTCTGAACGCTTGCTTCATGTGTGTTAATTGCAAAAATCTTGCTATCGGTAATAAATTACTACCCGTATACATAAGTATGAAATAGAACACTCCTGTTAAGTATAATTTCGATATTTCTGGATTATCTTGTATAACTTCACAAAGTAAAATCGCTACTTTTTCAACAAGAACTGGATCGAATGTTAACAAAATTTGGACGACATGCGCTAAACAGTAAGAATCAGAAAGAACGCGTTTTATTTTTGGCAATGGGCGCACTATTGCATTGTCTTCATCTCTACAATCCAAACAGGAAGCATAAATAAGTGAAATTAGtagaatagtaataataaaaaatatcacaaaacaaACCTGCTTGGATAATATTCGCAACACTTAATTagaatattcaaaatttgagTTGCCAATTCAGATTCATTAAAAACTGGCGTTCCTCTAGCCAAAAGAGTCCATTTTAATTGTGGTATTGCTTGCAACATTCTCCATCCATCCATACCACTTGCCCAACACTTTGTACGcgcatttattttttgatctttATACAAATCTTTAATCTGGAAAAcgtcaaataaataaacgtcAAATGCTTACGCTCACAACATGAGCATATTTTAAAGATAACAAATGACTAACATCTTGAAATGATACAGGTCCAGTTCTCTCTATTTGTCCCTGAGCTTTTTCAACGTTGTAATACCATTCTTTATCAGTGGTTGATTGACCTGAATTTGGAGCAGCCTCCAACAAGTTACTTTGTGCTGGTACGGTAGCTCTAGCGGTATGAAGATGAGCTAGCGTCATTAAATCAACTAATATACGAACACCATTCCATTCTAAAACATCTCTGACATTTCTcctatgcattattaatttgtGTAAGAATATTACAAGTCTATCACGTTCCATTCTGTCTAcagactaaaaaaaaatcaaaccatggattagttaaaaatacaattacTGGTTAAAACATCAATGTGAAAATAAAGACGTTTACCTTTTCTAGCATTTGGACAATATATTTTGTGTCTCCAAATGGCCCAATATCTTCATAATAACGTCCGTAAACAATAGACATAGCTTGTAAGCACATACATTTCATTTCGATTTTTGGAGTAAGTAGAAATTTATGATAGAGATCATTAAAAAATTCATAcctataataatgaaatatttaatattatacaatagttttaaaatcgaacatttaaaaatatttacacctTTACACTTACGATTTTCTAATTGGAGAATCTGGAGAATCGTCTGATTCAAGGAGTAAGCGTAGATAATAATCTCCAATACGCACTTCATCTTGTAAACACCGATAATGTATTTCCAATTCAGTATAATTCCAAGCAACAAGGGCAGACCCACTCAATTCCCTATCGCTATTAAACGCCCTAAGTTCACTTTCCAAACAAGATCTTAATTCTTCGCGAGTCTAAAATGTAATATGAACCAAAATAAAgcatgataatttttttaatttctattattaaaatttaaatataataagtacGAACTTTATGATTCCATATGAGATTTGGCAATGCATGATCTTTAGAAAATTGATAAAAGAACATTGACCAATTTGCATCTGCTTTAATTTTTTCTCTTCTTTTTCTCAAAACAATCGGACGTTCGCGCTGTTTTTCTTTACGCTCAATTATTATACCGGTATGAGTACTCCAATGTTGAAGAGCAATTTGTGTATAATgctgaaattaataatatataatattttaatctttGAAGAGAAGAATATTttctatatcaaaaaatatttgtaaacctCCAAATGCTTTTCAACAGCTCTAAATTGTCTCTCAATAGCTTCCCATTGTGGGcctcttttatttttactagcTGCATCCTGAGCTAACTTCAAATTATCTCGATCGTTCAATTCATCATCACTAGAGTTTTGAGGAACTTTATCCGTTGAATCCAAGAAGCCAAGCAATCCCGAAGGCTAAAATATTGTCAAGTAAATTTATGATCATTcaaaatgtaaattatatatgtaatatataaaaagaaattaatttacaaatatccTCCTCAATAGAGCCATCGCTGGTGGATGACCCGTAGCCCACAACCCTACTAAATGTCTTGACAAAAAGCGATGTTGGGGTCGAGCTGTTCCGAATAATGCAATTAAAAGGTGTCGTGGTAAAGCAGCTTCGGCCAATGCTAAGGCTTGCATACGAGCACCCAATTCTGCATTGCCTTCTTCTATTAGCGCTCGCATTACAAGTCCACCTCCTTTCACGATTGCCATCGAAGGGTGCTGAATTAgcgtaaataaaatttataaatacatacatacatc containing:
- the dila gene encoding centrosomal protein dilatory; amino-acid sequence: MTSREGSVKDLKLFGEHINLSSRARVDDTKKFRPQSALYTTTKYTPEHNRRPFSAGTEPTSPKLHSFLRHTQTDRPDSFYLRNSEYFKDLSIPGTVESSTLCDKLVKEPIFNNLIKQRFYYDLPVSDNNSENSSLETCISLGTKIKAKAQTLEKPLDGNYEIEGTPIQLKKYRPFVGLSMETFLGNEHGDMKKSLNIIPEKDINSSSTKLSIHLPINKEDNTSSGVSSSSDIHNFGNIQNKKPNNEISMVYNENLSTNRLKFKRPTNSSISWFPQVIQKNEVEDHTDDLIEDDTINNKCFEYKSADNLVGRVSFAKNKIDQEPNENIESSYDIFSTFDTQLSLVEEESSQDSEKSPNQLSHNYNGNSNKSISDNVFLYDSKYNTSIFTTKDPLPSISGHNFRKTEQNNEIDEVILKNYYNDSKIEDDESEMKFKALENKYKNEKKYNDNVSSEYSIELKPSKQDSAYLDRALLFDNEHNFEVQNSSQNNYLNYTKKFQSGICDINENLDSNKKSQKLDTTVNFGEADNPNNNFADEQQKYQETIDPTLHNIKQNRYFDIPNYDSSIPTKENEDTCKSDYNEGSKSQKKVTESDSNNFEANEKKEKDNITDYPLYLEESETKTYTSKVIEEYKQEIASINNFHDLTLEDLRKKCDEFKNHIGFDSTMYNKNVINISTSGSEDDIDKVPIFKTSQEKYSENKKYNKTNTNKRTVINDSETVDNFNSLETSYNSSKETLKKDMINKNSMYRNVKEKQKTSKPKKRVKKKDPIYENKNKFGMDDLSSKKFFTKKNDFDAKKLPESVSDYQKSNRNAIKFRAQKIMLTKSSTKTNHTVYFDDDKDVISWMETRIHTPLGDVSSCETTDRNKIVKENKYNDKERLNRSSVRFEDEIIPISKLASETPYSTNSCLNSNHSENFISTSPQDTLYTKNAKESPSRVTAEVNTLKSSERINPNESFELNNALDDDSMIADIYSTLNDIDIHCNIQEKDIITSKSLEETFDTTTTEYKDIANYLERIEKSANEDMSSFSHNQPLFALKVEELMELSKSELAHRAVVGVLAAGRASAIASGLRGALTRAAKESAARLKAIKTSAKQEVTIAAAQTNHAVARHQKFIEQLVNEKKALTERIEQLAGTAAGAEARRGRAARASAERLQLELRNQRQRLTAAHQRDKQAWLKHHTQKIKDMTVKELESEFQEIEKKHAIQLVKAQQDAELALAELRDQHTKEIRKMKDNAARQLDDELDKERFLATERLEQKRAEWEAAMVSASERVEQEARDAARRAEESIRNARHQADLWKIEQEEDLARQKNIIEKQIDEKKFLIKEELKQLKEKMIKEFDDYKVDYSKKQSVILKEKESEIHLMLRRERDKEIEKVIDCMETEAQEGRNNMQENIKKMKEKYESDVKALEDSEKIAIHRCNDLREQLGEVQEQCSKHQITITQLEGKLKQAEEINSQNTVQTDMLIKAAELDLQSQLQNMQQKHKDEMHQLFAKVKVVIARKDDALTLARRETSSLRERCIRLEAKRI